Part of the Apilactobacillus apisilvae genome is shown below.
CAATTATTTAGAGGGGTTTTAGTAATTGCGATTGTTAAAATTCTTAGCATTATTTTTGGCTTAACAGCTGTGTCATGGTTAACAGACCAAGTTATCAATTGGGGAGTTATTGCAATTATTGTGATTTTTCAGCCAGAAATTAGACGTGGCCTTGAACATATAGGTCGTGGATCTATTTTAAAGCATACGCAAAATCAAAATGTTGAAAATCAAAAAATGATTCAAGCCTTAGATAAGTCTATTCAATACATGTCGAAACGTCGTATTGGAGCATTAATTACAATTCAAATGGATACTGGATTAGAGGACTACATAGAAACTGGTATAAAACTAGATGCTGATGTAACCGGCGAATTATTAATTAATACATTCATTCCCAATACTCCTTTACATGACGGAGCTGTTATTATTAGAAATAATCGTTTAGCAGTTGCTGCGGCATATTTACCATTATCACAAAGCAACTTAATCCCAAAAGAATTAGGGACGAGGCATCGTGCTGCTGTGGGAATTTCTGAAGTTACTGATGCTTTAACAATTGTGATATCCGAAGAAACTGGTGAAGTTTCAATTACTAAAAATAACGAGTTATTAAGAGGCTTAACCGAAGAAGATTATATAAAGTTTTTAAAAGATCAATTAATTACTAAACAAGATTCTGTTAACAAGAATTTTTTCACCATGTTAGGAACTTGGGTAGATAAAATTAAAAGTAATAAGCAAGATGGAGGTAAAAAGTAATGAAAAGATTTGATAATCCTTGGTTTTTTCGATTAAT
Proteins encoded:
- the cdaA gene encoding diadenylate cyclase CdaA, translated to MGINFSNIFTLSNLLDILVVWFIIYEVIVLLRGTKAVQLFRGVLVIAIVKILSIIFGLTAVSWLTDQVINWGVIAIIVIFQPEIRRGLEHIGRGSILKHTQNQNVENQKMIQALDKSIQYMSKRRIGALITIQMDTGLEDYIETGIKLDADVTGELLINTFIPNTPLHDGAVIIRNNRLAVAAAYLPLSQSNLIPKELGTRHRAAVGISEVTDALTIVISEETGEVSITKNNELLRGLTEEDYIKFLKDQLITKQDSVNKNFFTMLGTWVDKIKSNKQDGGKK